A part of Rattus rattus isolate New Zealand chromosome 6, Rrattus_CSIRO_v1, whole genome shotgun sequence genomic DNA contains:
- the LOC116903562 gene encoding probable N-acetyltransferase CML1, with the protein MPRFETQKSPMAPYHIRQYQDSDHKSVVDVFTKGMEEHIPSTFRHMLMLPRTLLLLLGVSLALVLVSGSWLLAVVCIFFLFLLLRFLAGQPWKEYVATCLRTDMADITKSYLNAHGSFWVAESGDQVVGIVAALPVKEPPSGRKQLQLFHLSVSSQHRGQGIAKALVRTVLQFARGQGYTDVVLETSIIQQGAMTLYLGMGFQKTGQRFLTMFWRLMGIRTIQLKYPFPSA; encoded by the coding sequence ATGCCAAGATTTGAGACCCAGAAGTCTCCCATGGCTCCTTATCACATCCGCCAGTACCAAGACAGCGACCACAAAAGTGTCGTGGATGTGTTCACCAAGGGCATGGAAGAACACATCCCCTCCACCTTCCGCCACATGCTTATGCTGCCCCGAACCCTCCTACTCTTACTTGGGGTGTCCCTTGCCCTGGTCCTGGTGTCTGGCTCCTGGCTGCTGGCTGTTGTATGCATCTTCTTCCTGTTCCTACTCCTGCGGTTCCTTGCTGGACAGCCCTGGAAGGAGTATGTGGCTACATGTTTGCGGACAGACATGGCTGACATCACCAAGTCTTACCTGAATGCACATGGCTCCTTCTGGGTGGCTGAGTCTGGAGACCAGGTGGTGGGCATAGTGGCTGCTCTGCCAGTCAAGGAGCCTCCATCAGGGAGGAAGCAGCTTCAGCTCTTTCACCTGTCTGTGTCCTCACAGCATCGAGGACAGGGGATAGCGAAAGCACTGGTCAGAACTGTGCTCCAGTTTGCACGGGGCCAGGGCTACACTGATGTTGTCCTTGAGACCAGTATCATACAGCAAGGTGCTATGACCCTCTACCTGGGCATGGGCTTCCAGAAGACAGGCCAACGCTTCCTGACTATGTTCTGGAGGTTAATGGGTATTAGGACAATTCAATTAAAGTATCCCTTCCCTTCTGCCTAG
- the LOC116903565 gene encoding N-acetyltransferase family 8 member 2, producing the protein MAPYHIRQFQDRDHRRVLDLFSRGMEEHVPAAFYHMLTLPHSLLLLPAVPVTIVLVSGSWLLATVYSFLFLLCLRLIFWVSCRNYVVKCLQADLADITKSYLNAHGSFWVAESGGQVVGIVGALPVKDPPSGRKQLQLFRLSVSSQNRGQGIAKALVRTVLQFARGQGYTDVVLVTGNMQYSAMSLYQGMGFQKTGHYFVSITKRLMGLSIFHFTYSLPSVWEPRM; encoded by the coding sequence ATGGCTCCTTATCACATCagacagttccaggacagggaCCACAGAAGGGTCCTGGACTTGTTCTCCAGAGGCATGGAGGAGCATGTCCCTGCTGCCTTCTACCATATGCTGACACTGCCTCATTCTCTCCTGCTCTTACCTGCGGTGCCCGTGACCATAGTCCTAGTGTCTGGCTCTTGGCTCCTGGCCACagtgtacagtttcctctttctcctttgcctGCGGCTCATTTTCTGGGTTTCTTGCAGAAATTATGTGGTTAAATGTTTGCAGGCAGACCTGGCTGACATCACCAAGTCTTACCTGAATGCACATGGCTCCTTCTGGGTGGCTGAGTCTGGGGGCCAGGTGGTGGGCATAGTGGGTGCTCTGCCAGTCAAGGATCCTCCATCAGGGAGGAAGCAGCTGCAGCTCTTTCGCCTGTCTGTGTCCTCACAGAATCGAGGACAGGGGATAGCGAAAGCACTGGTCAGAACTGTGCTCCAGTTTGCACggggccagggctacacagatgtTGTCCTTGTGACTGGCAATATGCAGTATAGCGCTATGTCTCTGTACCAGGGCATGGGCTTCCAGAAGACAGGCCATTACTTTGTCAGCATAACCAAGAGGTTAATGGGTCTTTCTATCTTTCATTTCACctactctctcccttctgtctggGAACCAAGGATgtga